A stretch of the Pseudomonas helvetica genome encodes the following:
- a CDS encoding alpha/beta family hydrolase, translating to MDKQHKASIDGDQWAQCVQDRGWLWDAASVPASATLILAHGAGAPMDSDWMSDIAARLAGLGVNVLRFEFPYMAQRRIDGGKRPPNPTPKLLECWRDVYAVVRRHVAGRLAIGGKSMGGRMASLLADELGADALVCLGYPFYAVGKPEKPRVEHLAGLKAPTLIVQGERDALGNREAVEGYTLAPSIEVLWLVAGDHDLKPLKASGFTHEQHLAAAASKVAAFLL from the coding sequence ATGGACAAACAGCACAAGGCCAGTATTGACGGGGATCAATGGGCGCAGTGCGTGCAGGATCGCGGATGGCTGTGGGACGCCGCCTCGGTGCCGGCATCGGCGACGCTGATTCTCGCCCATGGCGCCGGCGCACCGATGGACAGTGACTGGATGAGCGACATCGCCGCACGCCTTGCCGGGCTTGGCGTCAACGTGTTGCGTTTCGAGTTTCCGTACATGGCGCAACGGCGCATCGACGGTGGCAAGCGTCCACCGAATCCGACGCCCAAATTGCTCGAATGCTGGCGTGATGTGTATGCCGTGGTGCGACGCCATGTCGCTGGGCGTCTGGCCATTGGCGGCAAGTCCATGGGCGGGCGCATGGCCAGTTTGCTGGCCGATGAGTTGGGCGCGGATGCGCTGGTGTGTCTGGGATATCCGTTTTACGCGGTGGGCAAACCGGAGAAGCCGCGAGTCGAGCATCTGGCCGGGCTCAAAGCCCCGACGCTGATTGTGCAGGGTGAGCGGGATGCGTTGGGGAATCGTGAGGCGGTCGAGGGTTATACGTTAGCGCCGAGTATTGAGGTGCTTTGGCTGGTGGCTGGCGATCATGATTTGAAGCCGTTGAAGGCTTCGGGCTTTACTCATGAACAGCATTTGGCGGCTGCGGCCAGCAAGGTAGCAGCATTTCTCCTGTGA
- the acnA gene encoding aconitate hydratase AcnA, protein MPSLDSLKTLKTLKIDDKTYHYFSLPEAAKSLGDLDKLPMSLKVLLENLLRWEDEKTVTGADLKALAAWLKERRSDREIQYRPARVLMQDFTGVPAVVDLAAMRAAMAKAGGDPQRINPLSPVDLVIDHSVMVDKFASSTAFTQNVDIEMQRNGERYAFLRWGQSAFDNFSVVPPGTGICHQVNLEYLGRTVWTKDEDDRTYAFPDTLVGTDSHTTMINGLGVLGWGVGGIEAEAAMLGQPVSMLIPEVIGFKLTGKLKEGITATDLVLTVTQMLRKKGVVGKFVEFYGDGLAELPLADRATIANMAPEYGATCGFFPVDEVTLEYLRLSGRPSAVVKLVEAYCKTQGLWRLPGQEPVFTDSLALDMSSVEASLAGPKRPQDRVSLPNVAQAFTDFLGLQVKPARPTSKEEGRLESEGGGGVAVGNADLVSEADYEYEGQTYRLKNGAVVIAAITSCTNTSNPSVMMAAGLVAKKAVEKGLKRKPWVKSSLAPGSKVVTDYYKAAGLTQYLDELGFSLVGYGCTTCIGNSGPLLEPIEKAIQSSDLAVASVLSGNRNFEGRVHPLVKTNWLASPPLVVAYALAGSVRMDISSEPLGEGKDGKPVYLRDIWPSSKEIADAVAQVDTAMFHKEYAEVFAGDAQWQAIEVPQAATYVWQKDSTYIQHPPFFDDISGPLPVIQDISGARILALLGDSVTTDHISPAGNIKADSPAGRYLREQGVEPRDFNSYGSRRGNHEVMMRGTFANIRIRNEMLGGEEGGNTLYIPTGEKLAIYDAAMRYQAAGTPLVVIAGQEYGTGSSRDWAAKGTNLLGVKAVIAESFERIHRSNLVGMGVLPLQFKLDQNRKSLNLTGKETLDIQGLTGVELTPRMNLTLVITREDGSSEKVEVLCRIDTLNEVEYFKAGGILHYVLRQLIAS, encoded by the coding sequence ATGCCGTCCCTCGATAGTCTGAAGACCCTTAAAACGCTGAAAATAGACGACAAGACCTACCATTATTTCAGCTTGCCGGAAGCCGCAAAGTCCTTGGGCGATCTCGACAAGCTGCCGATGTCGCTCAAAGTGCTTCTGGAAAACCTGCTGCGCTGGGAGGACGAAAAAACCGTCACCGGCGCCGACCTCAAGGCCCTCGCCGCCTGGCTCAAAGAACGGCGCAGCGATCGGGAAATCCAGTACCGCCCCGCACGCGTGTTGATGCAGGATTTCACCGGTGTACCGGCGGTGGTCGACCTCGCGGCCATGCGCGCCGCCATGGCCAAGGCCGGTGGCGATCCGCAGCGAATCAATCCGCTGTCGCCGGTGGACCTGGTGATCGACCACTCGGTGATGGTCGACAAATTCGCCAGCAGCACGGCCTTCACCCAGAACGTTGACATCGAAATGCAGCGTAATGGCGAGCGTTACGCCTTTCTGCGCTGGGGCCAGAGCGCCTTCGACAACTTCAGCGTGGTGCCGCCGGGCACGGGCATCTGTCACCAGGTCAACCTGGAATACCTTGGCCGCACGGTGTGGACCAAGGATGAAGACGACCGCACCTATGCCTTCCCCGATACGCTGGTGGGCACCGATTCCCACACCACCATGATCAACGGCCTCGGCGTACTCGGCTGGGGCGTTGGCGGCATCGAAGCGGAAGCGGCGATGCTCGGCCAACCGGTGTCGATGCTGATCCCGGAAGTGATCGGTTTCAAACTCACCGGCAAGCTCAAGGAAGGCATCACCGCCACCGACCTGGTGCTGACCGTCACCCAGATGCTGCGCAAGAAAGGCGTGGTCGGCAAATTCGTCGAATTTTACGGTGATGGCCTCGCCGAGTTGCCGCTGGCGGATCGCGCAACCATCGCCAACATGGCCCCGGAATACGGCGCCACCTGCGGCTTTTTCCCGGTGGACGAAGTGACGCTGGAGTACCTGCGCCTGTCCGGTCGGCCCAGCGCCGTGGTCAAACTGGTCGAGGCCTACTGCAAAACCCAGGGCCTGTGGCGTCTGCCCGGCCAGGAGCCGGTGTTCACAGACAGCCTGGCGCTGGACATGAGCAGCGTCGAAGCCAGCCTCGCCGGCCCCAAACGCCCGCAAGACCGGGTGTCGCTGCCAAATGTCGCCCAGGCGTTCACTGACTTCCTCGGCCTGCAAGTCAAGCCTGCCCGCCCCACCAGCAAGGAAGAAGGTCGCCTCGAAAGCGAAGGTGGCGGTGGCGTCGCGGTCGGCAATGCCGATCTTGTAAGCGAAGCGGACTACGAGTACGAGGGCCAGACGTATCGGCTGAAAAACGGTGCCGTGGTGATTGCCGCCATCACCTCGTGCACCAACACCTCCAACCCGAGTGTGATGATGGCGGCCGGGCTGGTGGCCAAGAAAGCCGTGGAGAAAGGCCTCAAGCGCAAACCGTGGGTGAAGAGTTCTCTGGCGCCGGGCTCCAAAGTGGTTACCGACTACTACAAGGCCGCCGGCCTGACCCAATACCTCGATGAATTGGGCTTTTCACTGGTCGGCTACGGCTGCACCACCTGTATCGGTAACTCCGGGCCGTTGCTGGAACCGATTGAAAAAGCCATCCAGAGCTCCGACCTGGCCGTCGCCTCGGTGCTGTCCGGCAACCGCAACTTCGAAGGTCGCGTGCACCCTCTGGTGAAAACCAACTGGCTGGCCTCCCCGCCGCTGGTCGTCGCGTATGCCTTGGCCGGCAGCGTGCGCATGGACATCAGCAGCGAGCCGCTAGGTGAAGGCAAGGATGGCAAACCGGTGTACCTGCGGGACATCTGGCCGAGCAGCAAGGAAATCGCCGACGCCGTGGCGCAGGTCGACACCGCGATGTTCCATAAGGAATACGCCGAGGTGTTTGCCGGAGACGCGCAGTGGCAAGCCATCGAAGTCCCGCAAGCGGCGACCTACGTCTGGCAGAAGGATTCCACCTACATCCAGCATCCGCCGTTCTTCGATGACATTTCCGGCCCCCTGCCGGTGATTCAGGACATCAGCGGTGCACGCATACTGGCGCTGCTCGGCGATTCAGTGACCACCGACCACATCTCCCCCGCCGGCAACATCAAGGCCGACAGCCCGGCCGGACGTTACCTGCGTGAACAAGGTGTGGAACCGCGAGACTTCAACTCTTATGGCTCACGTCGCGGCAACCATGAAGTGATGATGCGCGGCACGTTTGCCAACATCCGCATTCGCAACGAAATGCTTGGCGGCGAAGAAGGCGGCAATACGCTCTACATTCCAACCGGGGAGAAACTGGCGATCTACGATGCCGCCATGCGTTATCAAGCGGCGGGCACCCCGCTGGTGGTGATTGCGGGTCAGGAATACGGCACCGGTTCAAGCCGTGACTGGGCGGCCAAGGGTACCAACCTGTTGGGCGTCAAAGCGGTGATTGCCGAGAGCTTCGAACGGATTCACCGTTCCAACCTGGTGGGCATGGGCGTGCTGCCGCTGCAATTCAAGCTCGACCAGAACCGCAAGAGCCTGAACCTGACCGGCAAGGAGACACTCGACATTCAAGGGCTGACGGGCGTCGAGCTGACACCGCGCATGAACCTGACGCTGGTGATCACCCGCGAGGATGGCAGCAGCGAGAAGGTGGAGGTGTTGTGCCGGATCGACACGTTGAACGAAGTGGAATACTTCAAGGCGGGAGGGATTCTGCATTATGTGTTGCGGCAGTTGATTGCTTCATAA
- a CDS encoding CPBP family intramembrane glutamic endopeptidase — protein MIALPWLYLALLSIGYALALIYSHLGWLAAISVGLLAFAGFAVRQPQIQVGRVLGHGLFVFLAVALAMHWLPGFYNGRGIGPERFSADAVPFSMYLNLDKPLIGFWLLLVCPWIVGRRSLRLSLYATAAALTLSALAALGGALLLGMISWAPKWPDKAWLWVLNNLLLVTLVEEALFRGYIQGGLSRCLKNLRYGEHLALLGATVLFGLAHLGAGWQWVLLASLAGFGYGLAYRFGGLGAAIATHFGLNLLHFGLFTYPMLAG, from the coding sequence ATGATTGCTCTGCCATGGCTCTATCTGGCACTCCTCTCCATCGGCTACGCACTGGCCCTGATCTACAGCCACCTCGGCTGGCTGGCGGCCATTTCCGTCGGGTTGTTAGCGTTTGCCGGCTTTGCCGTTCGCCAACCACAGATCCAGGTCGGCCGCGTCCTGGGTCACGGCCTGTTCGTTTTCCTCGCGGTAGCGCTGGCCATGCACTGGCTTCCCGGTTTCTACAACGGTCGCGGTATCGGCCCGGAACGCTTCAGCGCGGATGCCGTGCCGTTTTCCATGTACCTGAATCTGGACAAACCACTGATTGGTTTCTGGCTGTTGCTGGTGTGCCCGTGGATTGTCGGTCGCCGCTCCCTGCGTCTTTCACTGTATGCCACCGCCGCGGCACTGACCTTGAGCGCGCTGGCCGCTCTTGGTGGTGCGCTGCTGCTGGGTATGATCAGTTGGGCACCGAAGTGGCCCGATAAAGCCTGGCTCTGGGTGCTGAACAACCTGCTGTTGGTGACGCTGGTCGAGGAGGCGCTGTTTCGCGGTTACATCCAGGGCGGTTTGAGTCGCTGTCTGAAGAACCTGCGCTACGGCGAACACCTCGCCCTGCTTGGCGCCACAGTGTTGTTCGGTCTGGCGCACCTCGGCGCTGGCTGGCAATGGGTACTGCTGGCGAGCCTTGCCGGGTTCGGTTATGGGCTGGCGTACCGTTTCGGTGGGCTGGGGGCCGCCATCGCCACGCACTTTGGCTTGAATCTGCTGCACTTTGGCCTCTTTACCTACCCGATGCTGGCGGGTTGA
- a CDS encoding PAS domain-containing methyl-accepting chemotaxis protein — protein MRNNQPITQRERTFPAQQRLISTTDAKGVITYCNDAFVEISGFSREELIRAPHNLVRHPDVPPAVFAHMWGTLKQGLPWMGIVKNRCKTGDHYWVNAYVTPVFDGNQVVGYESVRVKPSAEQIRRAEALYQRINQGKSAIPQTDKWLPVLQDWLPFILVSQLSFMIGATLNSQWGFALAAGLSVPLGLLGLSWQQRGLKRLLRLAEQTTSDPLIAQMYTDSRGAQARLEMSILSQEARLKTCLTRLQDTAEHLNEQARQSDTLAHKSSTGLERQRVETEQVATAVNQMAATTQEVASHVQRTADATQEANRLTGRGRDIAGETRDAIQRLSVVVGETGLTVTQLAKDSDEIGGVVDVIKGIADQTNLLALNAAIEAARAGEMGRGFAVVADEVRQLAQRTSESTGQIHTLIAKLQQTASTAVQTMEAGHRQAEEGVARVLEADQALVGISEAVANITDMTTQIAAATEEQSAVAEEISRNISTIAQLADQTSEQAQNSALLSEELTKTANTQYSLVERFNR, from the coding sequence ATGCGTAATAACCAGCCCATTACACAACGCGAACGGACCTTTCCGGCTCAGCAACGGTTGATTTCCACGACCGATGCCAAAGGCGTGATCACCTACTGCAACGATGCTTTCGTCGAAATCAGCGGGTTTTCTCGTGAAGAGCTGATCCGTGCACCGCACAACCTGGTCCGTCACCCCGACGTTCCACCTGCGGTCTTCGCGCACATGTGGGGCACACTGAAACAAGGCTTGCCATGGATGGGCATTGTCAAGAATCGCTGCAAGACCGGTGACCACTACTGGGTTAACGCCTATGTCACACCGGTATTCGACGGCAATCAGGTGGTCGGTTACGAGTCGGTGCGGGTCAAGCCCAGCGCCGAGCAGATCCGCCGCGCCGAAGCACTCTACCAACGCATCAATCAGGGCAAGTCGGCGATTCCTCAAACAGACAAGTGGCTGCCGGTGCTACAGGACTGGTTGCCGTTCATTCTGGTCAGCCAGCTGAGCTTCATGATCGGCGCCACACTCAACTCGCAGTGGGGTTTTGCGCTGGCCGCCGGCCTGTCCGTGCCGCTTGGCCTGCTGGGCTTGAGCTGGCAACAGCGAGGCCTCAAGCGCTTGCTGCGCCTGGCCGAGCAGACCACATCCGACCCGCTGATTGCGCAGATGTACACCGACAGCCGCGGCGCTCAAGCGCGCCTGGAAATGTCGATCCTCAGTCAGGAAGCGCGCCTGAAAACCTGCCTGACTCGCCTGCAAGACACCGCCGAGCACCTGAACGAGCAAGCTCGACAGTCCGACACCCTGGCGCACAAAAGCTCGACCGGCCTGGAACGTCAGCGCGTCGAAACCGAGCAAGTGGCGACCGCCGTCAACCAGATGGCCGCCACCACCCAGGAAGTCGCCAGCCACGTGCAACGCACCGCTGACGCGACCCAGGAAGCCAATCGCCTGACCGGTCGTGGCCGTGACATCGCCGGTGAAACCCGTGACGCGATCCAGCGCCTGTCGGTGGTGGTCGGCGAAACCGGCCTGACCGTGACCCAACTGGCCAAGGACAGCGACGAAATCGGCGGCGTGGTCGACGTGATCAAAGGCATCGCCGACCAGACCAACCTGCTGGCCTTGAACGCCGCCATCGAAGCGGCTCGTGCCGGTGAGATGGGCCGTGGTTTTGCGGTGGTTGCCGACGAAGTAAGGCAACTGGCGCAACGCACCAGTGAATCGACCGGGCAGATTCACACCCTGATCGCCAAGCTCCAGCAGACCGCCAGCACCGCGGTGCAAACCATGGAAGCGGGTCACCGTCAGGCTGAAGAAGGCGTGGCGCGGGTTCTGGAGGCCGATCAGGCTCTGGTGGGTATCAGCGAAGCGGTGGCCAATATCACCGACATGACCACCCAAATCGCTGCCGCGACCGAAGAGCAAAGTGCAGTAGCCGAAGAGATCAGCCGCAACATCAGCACCATTGCGCAACTGGCCGACCAGACCTCGGAACAGGCACAGAACTCGGCGTTACTGAGTGAAGAGCTGACCAAAACCGCGAATACCCAGTATTCGTTGGTAGAGCGGTTTAACCGCTGA